TCTCATGATCAGCAACGTGCGCTACCCTTCCTTCAAAAAGATCGATTGGCAGACCCAAATCCGCTTCACAACCTTCGTCGCCGTCTTAGTCGTTGGTGGCTTAGTCTACTTCTCTCGAGAGTACGCTCTGGTCCTCATTTTTCTGAGCTACCTATTCTATGGACTGATCCGACACTTGATTCGACTCAAACGGATCTCAGCCAAACGGTCCTCGAAAGCGGCAGCAAAGTAGTCGGAAACAACTGGTGACAACTTGGGCAAAACTCCCCAACAAATTGTTAAAACTAGGTTTTTTTTAACATGTTCTTTTTTGGAAACAATGAACCCCACTGAGCTTGAACATTTTCAAACAGGCCTTAGTCATTGGTTTTCACGTTCTTAAGTCCCTTATTCCCGATATTCACAGCCAATAAGAATAGGGATACTTTTTTTAATTAATTAACTAACTATCCATTGGAATTGTCAGAAACTCCAAAAACTAGCTAAATCCTCCCCAATGAAGTTCAAAATCCACCGAGATCATTTCAGCAACGGCCTCCAGCAAGTCCTCAACGTCGTTGGCTCCAAGGCGACCATGCCGATCTTGAGCAACGTGCTCATCGAAGCCGAAGGCGATACGATCTCGCTCACCACCACCAACCTCGATCTTGGAATCTGTGCTCGCATCAAAGCTACCGTGGAGGAGGAAGGGGCGGTAACCCTCCCGGTCAAGCGACTGGCGACCATCGTCAAAGAGTTGCCCAACAGCGATGTGAAGGTTGACGCTTCGCCAAACAACCAGGTCAAAATCGCTTCCGGTGGATCCAATTTCAAGATCATGGGCATCAGCCGCGACGAGTTCCCTGCCCTCCCGGAGTTCAGCGACGACCGCTCTTTCACGATCGAGCAATCGACACTTGCTGGCATGATTAAGAGCGTTTCCTACGCCCAGTCCAGCGACGAAACCCGCTACATGCTCAATGGCGTGTTCTTCAATTTCCTCGAACCCGAAGAAGGTACTTCAGGTCGCCTCAGCCTCGTAGCAACTGATGGACGCCGCCTTGCCAAAACGGACCATGAGATGGAAGTCGGAGAAGGCCTGTCAGGTAGCCTGATTTTACCGGCAAAGACAGTTTCGGAGCTCGTTCGACTCCTCGACAAAGGGGAGAGCCTCAAGATCGCTTTCAACGACCGTCGAGTTGCTTTCCAGATCCACACCAAGGATGATTCCGATGGTTTTGTGGGAGATATCCACCTCGTTTCCAAAGTGGTGGAAGGAAACTATCCAAACTATCAACAAGTTATCCCCAAGGAGACTCACCAACGCATTAAGGTGGAGCGGGAGTTGTTCCTGCAATCCATTCACCGTGCTGCTCTGGTAACCACCGACAAGTCCAACCAGGTGAAGATTCAGATCTCCAATAACCTGATGGAGCTCTCCGCTTCTAGCCCGGATTTTGGAGAATCTCACGAATCCTTGGCTATCGACTACAGCGGGCCAGATCTTCAAGTGGCCTTTAACCCACAGTTCTTGATGGATCCTCTGAAGGCTTTGACCAAGGATGAGCTCTATTTCGAACTGAAGGACGAAGTCAGCCCCGGTGTATTCAAAACGCTCGAAAGCTTCTTGTGCGTGATCATGCCGGTTCGTTTGACCTAATATAGCTTCAATCAACATTCTTCTAAGCTCATCCTTCGGGGTGAGCTTTTTCTTTTGGCGAACAACGGTGCTTTGGCTTCAGCAATCAAAGCTCAAGACGATTATTTGCCCTTCCTGATAATTGGTAAGAGACTAAGCTCTTTACGCTTTTTTTATTGAGCCCCACCTTTGTCAGCCTCTAGTACCTGCCTCTTTGTCGTTATTATGCCCGATCAATCACTAACCCTATTTGAAGAGATTTTCGTCTACGTATGCGTAGCGTCTTCCGTAGGGCTAGCTCTCTTAAACAGCCGCGTTTCTTCACTCAAGGTATCAGTCCTAAATCGCTGGGCTCGCTGGTTTGGGGTTTCCTTTGGTCTAGCGTACCTCATCTACGATGCGGGTTGGCTAAACCGACCCTTCTGGGTAATCGGAGCGATCTTTTTTCTGGGATGGTTGCTGGTCGAAACTGTTTACACTTGGCTTGCGATTAATGCTCTGAGCAAGAGCAACATGGCTCTGTTTCCTCGCTTTTCTGAAAACAACACAGGCGAAGAATGGCCGGCTCAGAAGAAGCTCATCGAAATAAAGGATTGGCTGAAAGCGAAGAGTTTTAGCCGATCTCGTGCGGTGCTAGCGGATATTGGCCAAGGACTTTTCATTCGATCCAGCGTTTTTCAAAGCGACGACAACAAGATTAGGTTTCAGATCCTATTCGTCCCGCAAGCGAATGGAGATATTGGTTTTTGCTTTTCTTTCACCTCGGAGACTGAGGACAACGAACGAATCATCACGGACAATCTCTACATGCCCTATGGTGGCTTCTATCCGGAAAACTGGTCTGTGATTCGTAAGCCTTGGACGCGCAGTGTGGTGGAACTTTACAAGGTACATCGCAGGAGACTGGAAAAGCTCAACCTCTCGACTTACGAATTAGACCCTATCGACGAGCTCAATCGTCAGCAGCAAGTACTGGAGCAGATAAACGTGAAAGAGGGATTTTTGTTCCCACCTCACCTGCAGGAAGATTACGGTCGTATCACTTGGGAAGGACGTTACCGTGTTTGGAAAGAGGTTTGGATGCTAAATTATTTTGGCGTTTCTCTAGCCTAGCTTACACGTTTGTTCGGACTAACCGCCGATGTAGGACATCTCGATCTTCTTTCTTTTCACTGGACTCTTACTTT
This genomic interval from Pelagicoccus albus contains the following:
- the dnaN gene encoding DNA polymerase III subunit beta; this encodes MKFKIHRDHFSNGLQQVLNVVGSKATMPILSNVLIEAEGDTISLTTTNLDLGICARIKATVEEEGAVTLPVKRLATIVKELPNSDVKVDASPNNQVKIASGGSNFKIMGISRDEFPALPEFSDDRSFTIEQSTLAGMIKSVSYAQSSDETRYMLNGVFFNFLEPEEGTSGRLSLVATDGRRLAKTDHEMEVGEGLSGSLILPAKTVSELVRLLDKGESLKIAFNDRRVAFQIHTKDDSDGFVGDIHLVSKVVEGNYPNYQQVIPKETHQRIKVERELFLQSIHRAALVTTDKSNQVKIQISNNLMELSASSPDFGESHESLAIDYSGPDLQVAFNPQFLMDPLKALTKDELYFELKDEVSPGVFKTLESFLCVIMPVRLT